From Mytilus galloprovincialis chromosome 9, xbMytGall1.hap1.1, whole genome shotgun sequence, the proteins below share one genomic window:
- the LOC143045411 gene encoding sodium-coupled monocarboxylate transporter 2-like: MEDKSYSFVTGRKNTFHVLDYVFFIGTLVVSLLIGIFFGYRGRTKHSTKEVLLAGGKMHFIPVSMSLLASFMSAITLLGTPAEMYNFTTMYWYIGISYFFVMFMAAHIYLPVFYNLGVTSVYEYLEHRFSKGVRTAGMCIFSLQMMIYMSIVLYGPSLALNAVTGLSLWGAVASVGIVCMIYTALGGMKAVLWTDSFQVVMMITGVLATLIQGSIEVGGFAKAWEIAADNERVWFTDFRVDPSVRHSAWALVIGGSFLWVSVYGTNQAQVQRALTCKSLRDAKIALWLNFPGLCIILYLCCLVGIVLYAFYRHCDPVTYGLIMASDQLYPLFVMDIMGHVPGVPGLFVASIFSGSLSTLSSGLNSLSAVLLQDVVKVYIAPDITDQRAALLTKVFAVMFGIICLSLTYVASLLGGILQAALAIFGMLGAPMLGLFTLGMLFPWANKWGAYSGLATSLIMMFWIGIGAYVTKPDLGKAPISLAGCPNFTVFSNGTDTYVEYANYSMLYNSTIDMTTSIADSPVDDSNPVDKLYTLSYVWYSFTAVLIVVFVGMIVTMITGKKDPKTIDARLICPVFDVIFPYLPEKILKPLRFGVNHKGKYDIKPTPSEMPLKDKNPSVGNTDQLVNGIDTEMEIMIPKPDEKEKGDVKFV; encoded by the exons ATGGAGGATAAATCTTACAGTTTTGTAACAGGCAGGAAAAACACATTTCATGTTTTGGATTATGTATTTTTCATTGGAACTCTGGTTGTTTCTTTACTTATCGGAATATTCTTCGGATATAGAGGAAGAACCAAACATAGTACAAAAGAAGTGCTGCTTGCAGGAGGGAAAATGCATTTTATACCTGTGTCAATGTCACTTTTGGCAAGTTTCATGTCGGCTATAACATTGCTCGGTACTCCAGCAGAAATGTATAACTTTACCACCATGTACTGGTACATAGGAATCTCTTATTTCTTTGTTATGTTCATGGCAGCACATATCTATCTTCCCGTCTTCTATAACCTCGGGGTCACCAGTGTATATGAG TATTTGGAACATCGGTTCAGCAAAGGTGTCAGAACAGCAGGCATGTGTATATTCTCACTACAAATG atGATCTACATGTCTATTGTTTTGTATGGACCATCGTTAGCATTAAATGCAG tGACTGGTTTATCATTGTGGGGTGCTGTTGCTTCGGTTGGTATTGTCTGCATGATTTATACTGCACTG GGTGGAATGAAAGCAGTGTTATGGACGGATTCTTTTCAAGTTGTGATGATGATAACTGGTGTGTTAGCTACACTGATACAAGGCTCTATAGAAGTTGGAGGATTTGCTAAAGCATGGGAAATAGCAGCTGATAATGAGAGAGTATGGTTTACAGA TTTTAGAGTAGATCCATCAGTCCGTCATAGTGCCTGGGCTTTAGTTATTGGTGGATCATTTCTATGGGTATCAGTCTATGGTACTAATCAAGCACAAGTCCAACGGGCTCTTACATGTAAATCATTAAGGGATGCTAAAAT AGCACTATGGTTGAATTTTCCAGGCCTGTGTATTATTCTATATTTGTGTTGTTTGGTTGGCATTGTGCTATATGCATTTTACAGACACTGTGACCCAGTGACATATGGCCTCATTATGGCGTCAGATCAG CTTTACCCTCTGTTTGTGATGGATATTATGGGCCATGTTCCTGGTGTTCCTGGATTGTTTGTTGCCTCCATTTTCAGCGGAAGTTTAAG caCATTGTCTTCTGGGTTAAACTCATTGTCAGCTGTTTTATTACAAGACGTCGTTAAAGTATATATAGCTCCAGACATAACTGATCAGAGAGCAGCATTACTCACCAAAGTCTTTG ctgTCATGTTTGGAATTATTTGTTTAAGTCTTACATACGTAGCATCTTTACTGGGAGGAATTCTACAG GCAGCTCTGGCTATATTCGGCATGTTGGGAGCTCCCATGCTGGGTCTCTTCACCCTTGGTATGCTATTCCCTTGGGCAAATAAATGG GGGGCCTATAGTGGTCTTGCCACCAGTTTGATTATGATGTTCTGGATAGGAATAGGAGCTTATGTAACCAAACCAGACTTGGGAAAAGCTCCGATCTCGTTAGCAGGATGTCCGAACTTTACAGTATTTTCAAATGGAACAGACACATATGTAGAATATGCCAATTATTCGATGTTGTATAACTCCACAATAGATATGACAACTTCTATAGCAGATTCACCTGTAGATGACTC GAACCCAGTAGATAAGTTGTACACCCTGTCGTATGTATGGTACAGTTTTACAGCCGTgttaattgttgtttttgttgggATGATTGTAACAATGATAACTG GTAAAAAAGATCCAAAGACCATAGATGCCAGATTGATTTGTCCAGTTTTTGACGTTATCTTTCCGTATCTTCCAGAAAAAATACTCAAACCACTCAGATTTGGAGTCAATCATAAAGgg aaatacgACATCAAACCAACACCATCTGAAATGCCTTTAAAGGACAAGAATCCTAGCGTTGGAAATACAGACCAGCTGGTCAATGGTATTGACACTGAAATGGAAATTATGATTCCAAAGCCGGATGAAAAAGAAAAAGGAGATGTCAAATTTGTGTAA
- the LOC143045412 gene encoding sodium-dependent multivitamin transporter-like, whose protein sequence is MYHRNEFSTLDYVIFAATLLVSLSIGIYNAFKNRNKQSTKEILLAGGNMGVLPVALSLFASFMSSIAIIGVPAEVYVYDTMFMWSVVSFPIAIFLSAHVHIPIFYNLKLTSAYEYLELRFSRSVRILVTICFCMYMIMYMSIVLYAPALAFNAVTGFSLWGAILSVGTVCTVYTAIGGMKAVLWTDCFQAVLMFIGVIVTLIWGSIKAGGMSEVWRIAGEHERIKFIDFSFDHSTRYTVWTGVFGQAMMWTTLFGTNQAQIQRTLTCATLKNAQKALWFCMPGLVIIITMGCLNGLVAFAYYQTCDPLSAGIIKAGDQLLPLFVMEIMGSIPGLPGIFIAAVFSGSLSTVSSGLNSMSAVLLQDIVKPFIAPTISDKKAANVSKIMALVLGIVCLLFSYVASKLGSVVKAALSMFGIMGSPVHGVITLGMIFPWANAKGAFAGTITSMGIMMWIGIGSFMYKVYPMSPMSTEGCPNNTTGIWNNSSTFSSIAMTTIPTQSESNTIFPLYDLSYTYYMLLSPAIVLVVGLAVSFLTGHNDPKSVDPRLICPIFDVLCPYLPEKIRKPLRFGIIHKDKYKIQSKMAQMITEAQLITLNPDDVQDQQEREMFIDVKPSDTSETLMNGAKQHIN, encoded by the exons ATGTATCACAGAAATGAATTTTCCACACTTGACTATGTAATATTTGCAGCGACCCTTCTGGTGTCTCTTAGTATAGGAATATACAATGCTTTCAAAAACAGAAATAAGCAAAGTACCAAGGAAATTCTATTGGCCGGCGGGAATATGGGAGTGCTGCCTGTGGCTTTATCATTGTTCGCTAGTTTTATGTCTTCCATTGCCATTATCGGAGTGCCTGCTGAAGTATATGTGTATGACACGATGTTTATGTGGAGTGTAGTTTCGTTTCCAATAGCAATATTCCTATCGGCTCATGTGCATATTCCGATTTTCTATAATTTAAAACTGACAAGTGCATACGAG TATCTTGAATTGCGATTTAGTAGAAGTGTGAGAATTCTTGTGACGATTTGTTTCTGCATGTATATG ATAATGTATATGTCTATTGTTCTGTATGCACCAGCTCTCGCGTTTAATGCAG TTACTGGATTTTCATTATGGGGAGCTATTTTATCAGTTGGAACAGTGTGTACTGTATATACCGCTATC GGAGGTATGAAGGCAGTATTGTGGACTGACTGTTTCCAGGCCGTTCTCATGTTTATTGGTGTCATAGTAACCCTGATTTGGGGGTCCATCAAAGCTGGAGGAATGTCCGAAGTCTGGAGAATTGCAGGAGAACACGAGAGAATTAAATTCATTGA TTTTAGTTTTGACCATTCTACACGTTATACTGTATGGACTGGTGTTTTTGGTCAAGCAATGATGTGGACAACACTGTTTGGAACGAACCAGGCGCAAATACAAAGAACTCTGACATGTGCTACACTTAAAAACGCTCAAAA GGCCTTGTGGTTTTGTATGCCAGGATTAGTGATCATAATCACAATGGGATGTTTGAATGGCCTAGTAGCCTTTGCCTACTACCAAACCTGCGACCCATTATCGGCTGGAATTATCAAAGCAGGAGATCAG CTTCTGCCGCTATTTGTTATGGAGATCATGGGAAGTATTCCTGGGTTACCTGGTATATTCATAGCAGCAGTATTTAGTGGCTCGCTAAG TACTGTGTCATCTGGTCTGAACTCAATGTCAGCAGTACTTCTACAAGATATCGTTAAACCATTTATAGCACCTACCATCAGCGATAAAAAGGCAGCTAATGTGTCTAAGATAATGG CATTGGTCTTGGGAATTGTGTGTTTGCTGTTTTCGTATGTCGCATCGAAGCTTGGTAGTGTTGTCAAG gCAGCTCTTTCTATGTTTGGAATTATGGGATCACCGGTGCATGGTGTCATTACATTGGGGATGATATTCCCATGGGCAAACGCAAAG GGAGCATTTGCTGGAACTATTACCAGTATGGGTATAATGATGTGGATAGGTATTGGTTCATTCATGTACAAAGTATATCCAATGTCTCCCATGTCCACAGAAGGATGCCCGAACAACACAACAGGAATTTGGAATAACTCTTCAACATTTAGCAGCATAGCAATGACCACTATACCAACACAGAGTGAAAG cAACACAATTTTCCCTCTGTACGACTTATCATACACATATTATATGCTTTTGTCACCTGCGATAGTTTTAGTGGTTGGCCTAGCAGTGAGTTTTCTAACAG GACACAATGATCCAAAGTCTGTAGATCCACGACTGATCTGTCCAATATTTGATGTTTTGTGTCCATACCTTCCTGAAAAGATCCGAAAGCCTCTTCGATTCGGGATAATACACAAAGAT aaatataaaattcaaagcaAAATGGCACAGATGATCACAGAAGCTCAACTTATAACTTTGAACCCAGATGATGTTCAAGACCAGCAGGAAAGGGAAATGTTTATAGATGTTAAACCTAGTGATACTTCCGAAACTTTAATGAACGGTGCAAAGCAGcatattaattga